The following is a genomic window from Bacillus sp. FJAT-52991.
TAAGTTTTCATGAGGGTATCAATTTTATCGGGGATTTCAGACGCGTGAATTATTTGATTAATATAACTTTTATTAGGTGGTGAAATATCGATTCTTGCTAATGGGTTACTCATGACTAATGCTGTTACTACAGGAATAGAATGGACATTATGCTGAGCAAGCCAATCTATAAAGTGCCTTTTCTGTCTGCGCATTTGAAGAATTGGATCCGCAAACACTTCCTCCTTTCCCTCTAGGGTTCTTATCAATTGACGCGTATCTCCTTTGAATAATAGCTTCCCAGAATAGTTTTTAACTTCCATAATTAAGAAAAAATTATGTGTCAAAAGCAACGTGTCCATTTGAAAAAAAGAATACTCTCCTGCAGGTAGTCGAATATCATGCAATATTAACATATCATTTTGTTTCACCTCTCGTAAAAAGTAATCAACGGTTTGTTCTCCTCGATAACCCGCCTGATGTCTGCCATAAGCTTCTTCAAGTACGGCCATTTTGCTATGCCTTTTTGGAAGTCGACTCATCAAAACCTCCAATTTCGACAAAAGTAATGGCTTCGAACGTGGTTTAATGATCATTTTATTTGTCCTTTCAGTTAAAATAGCTTACATTACCTCTTTTCTTTCTAAGACTCGATTTTCCTTGTGTTAAATAAAGAATTTACATTATTTTAACAAAAAACGCCTAAGGATTCGCTGTTCCCCAAATAAGCTTGAATGAATCAAATACTTTTTTGGCATCCAACTCTTTCTCTGACCTTCTCAAGCATTTCTTTGACTTTCCACCACTTTCTCCGACCTTTTCAAACATTTCTTTGACTTTCTAACGCTTTCTCCGGCCTTTTCAAGCACTTCTTCGACTTTCTAACGCTTTCTCCGGCCTTTTCAAGCACTTCTTCGACTTTCTAACGCTTTCTCCGGCCTTTTCAAGCACTTCTTCGACTTTCCAGCGCCTTCTTTCCGCTTCCGCTTTCACAAAAAGAAGCCACACTGAGGCATGGCTTCTTTTGATCCCGTTAAATTAATAAGTTAAACAAAAATGGGTCACTGTTGATTTCGATGTATGGAAATCCTTTTTGTTTCATGCGGTTGATGAGCGGAAAGTAGTCTTCTTTGTACTTTAGCTCGATGCCGACAAGGACTGGACCTTCGTCGCGGTTATTTTGTTTAGTGTATTCGAAGCGAGTGACATCGTCGGTTTCTCCGAGTACTTCGTGCAGAAATTCTCGTAACGCACCAGCACGTTGCGGGAAATTGACGATAAAGTAATGTTTTAGCCCTTCGTAAATGAGAGATCGTTCTTTAATCTCTTGCATGCGATCGATGTCGTTATTGCCGCCACTCACAATGCAAACAACATTCTTGCCTTTAATCTCATCTTTATAAAAATCGAGCGCTGCAATGGATAAAGCACCAGCTGGCTCCGCTACAATGGCGTTTTCATTGTACAGCTTCAAGATGGCTGTACATACTTTACCTTCTGGGATAATGACGATATCATCAAGCACTTCTTTACAAATTTCCATCGTGATGTTGCCCACTTGCTTCACAGCGGCTCCGTCGACAAATGAATCAATTTGTTCTAGCGCGATAACTTCATTGTTAGCGAGGGACGTTTTCATCCCTGGTGCTCCCTCAGGTTCAACACCGATCATTTTTGTATTCGGACTAATACTTTTCACATAAGAACCGACTCCAGAGGCCAATCCCCCCCCGCCAATTGAACAAAATACATAATCAATTGGATCGGACATGTCGTTCATGATTTCCACGCCGACTGTTCCTTGCCCAGCAATGGTTCGAAAATCATCAAATGGATGAATAAATTCCATTTGCTTCTCTGAACAAAAGCTCATCGCCGCCAAGTAAGAGTCATCAAATGTATCTCCGGTTAAAATGACCTCGACATTATCTCCACCAAAAAGTTTCACTTGTGATACTTTTTGTCTTGGCGTCGTGGACGGCATAAAAATGGTCCCTTTAATATTCAGCTGCTTGCAGGAAAAAGCGACTCCTTGTGCGTGGTTACCTGCACTTGCACAAACCACTCCTTTTGCCCGCTCCTCTTCTGATAAGCTATATATGAAATTGTAAGCCCCACGCAATTTAAAAGAGCGGACGATTTGTAGATCCTCACGCTTTAAATAAATATTACATCCATAGCGCGCGGATAATAGTTCATTTTTTTGTAGTGGTGTTTGAGTCACCACATCTTTTAACGTCTGATTTGCCATGACGATGTCTTCTACTTTTACTTTCGTTAGCGCCTTGCTCACATTTTTCCCCTTCTTTGTTCGAATTTTAAGAATTATTTTAACATACTTACAACTGATTTGGGTAGGGAATCACGAGAAATTCTCGTGATTCTTTACGCCGATAAACCTTTCGATCACAGCCGCTACTCCGTGTTCATCATTGGTGGCTGTCACGTAGTTACACAATGTTTTAACCTCTGGATCAGCGTTGCCCATTGCCACCGGGAAGCCCACACGCTGCAGCATAGAAACATCATTGAAATTGTCACCAATCGCCATGGTTTCTTCAAAGACGATTCCTTTTTCTTTTATAAAATGCTCTAACGCTACCCCTTTTTGGGCATCGAGATGCGTAATTTCAATATTTTCACTTCCTGAAGAACTAATAGCTAGGTCATGGATCAGCGAAAGCTGCTCTCTAGCCTTATCTAACTTCTCTTGTTCAAATGAAAAAGCTAAAAATTTGTACACAACCATATCCTCTTTATGAATAACCTCTTCATAGCTGTCTACTAGTTGAAGTAACCCTTTTGTAAAGCGAATTTTGGCTGCCTCACGAATTTGATCTTGCGGAATTTCTGAATGTGCTGTTAGGAAAATATTGACCATAATATCGAGTGCTTTTTCATAGTCATCTGTGAATGTACCCTCCGCTGTATGTATTTCAAAATAAAGGCCGATCTCCTTTAGCGCTTGAAAGATACGTGCTGCGGTTTCTTTTTCAATAAAAGCATTATTGATCACTTCACCAGAGACATTCCGAACTTCCGCTCCATTGGCGCAAATCATCGGACAGTGAATATCTGCTTGATCTAGGGCGTAGCGAGCTTCCGCATAAGAACGACCTGTCGCCACAACTACTTCTATACCTTGTGCTTGAGCTTCTTTCACCGCTTGAATATTTTGTTCACTCACTTCCATTTTGCCATTTAGAAGGGTGCCATCCATGTCTGTCGCAATACATTTAATCATTTTTTCACCTACTATATTGTGTATTATATTCGCTTACTTATTTTAGCATGAATGAGACCGACCATCTTTTTCAAGGAAAGTACAAAGCTTTTCAACAGATTACCTTGAAAAATATGTCGAATTTGTGACATTTTATCTTTTCATCTAAATATTATTGTGTTATAGTTTTTTAAAAAATAATTAGAATTATTTATATATTAAAATTATATAAAAACTATAGATTTTCACGCTAAAACGAATTAAAATAAACACTTATTAATAAATATGCACAGAGAGGAATTTAATATATGGAAAATACTAACAAGTATTCACTTGCACATATTTTACTTTTTATCATCCCATCGTTAATCGGTGTTTTCTTATTTGTAATCCCTATGAAGATCGGGGACGGATATACGATTCCCATCGCAGTTTTATCGAATTTTGTCATCGATAACATGGGCGACTATATTCCTGCCATTATGACTGGGTTAATTATATTGTCAGCTGTTGGCACATTATTGGTCAAAGCTATTCGCCCACAATTTGTTAGAAACTCCCATTTTCTAGCTTCGTTATTTGATATCACTCCTTTTTGGGCTACTGTGCGAGTTTTAGGAGCTATTTTTGCTGCACTCACATGTTTCAAAGTAGGTCCAGAAGCCATTTATTCAGAAAACACGGGAGGACTTTTACTAACTTCTTTATTACCTGTTTTATTTTCTACTTTCTTGTTTGCTGGATTGCTATTGCCCCTGCTATTAAATTTTGGACTACTTGAATTTATTGGTTATTCATTAACAAAAGTCATGCGTCCACTATTTAAGCTGCCTGGCCGTTCATCAGTTGACTGTCTTGCTTCCTGGCTAGGCGACGGCACAATCGGTGTGCTTCTAACAAGCAAACAATATGAAGAAGGATTTTATACGAAAAAAGAAGCGGCGATTATCGGAACTACTTTCTCTGTCGTTTCAGTCACTTTCTGTTTAGTCGTTATTTCCCAAGTTGGATTAGAAGATTACTTTCTTCCTTTCTACGGAACTGTTATCCTTGCAGGAATAGTAACTGCACTCATTTTACCGCGGATTCCACCACTATCTAGAAAAGAAGATACATTTGTTAACGGAAACGAACGCACAGATTCGGAAGAAAAAGTACCTGAAGGATTTTCTCCGATTTCTTACGGTTTTAACCAAGCTGTTGTACAAGCACAAAAAAATAAACCTGCTCAAGTAGTGAAAGATGGCATTCAAAACGTCATTGATATGTTGCTTGGTGTAGCACCTGTTGTTATGGCATTAGGTACAATCGCTTTAGTTATTGCAGAAAACACACCGGTATTCCAATGGTTGGGTATTCCATTTATTCCATTGCTTGAACTTTTACAAATTCCGTTTGCTAGTGAAGCATCTGAAACAATTATGGTTGGATTCGCAGATATGTTCTTGCCTTCTGTCATTGGTTCTGGAATCGAAAGTGAATTAACGCGTTTTGTTATTGCTTGTCTTTCCGTTTCTCAGCTTGTTTATATGTCAGAGGTTGGTGGCCTTATCCTAGGTACAAAAATTCCAGTGTCATTTAAAGATCTCATCTTGATCTTCCTTTTAAGAACACTTATCTCGCTTCCAATCATCGCCGGAGTTGCGCATCTCATATTTTAATCAAAAAGTACAACGCACACTTAATTCATTACAAGTGTGTGTTGTGCTTTTATAATGGTTATCCATTGTTCTGGACTTAAAAATGTTTCTCTATCGCTTCTATCTCTGTATAATAAGTATACAGTGTAGAACTGATAGAGAGGAAGTGAATGTATGACTCATAAAAGTTGGTTTCAATTCGGGATTGCAATTGTTCTTCTGCTTGTAGTTATTATGCTATTTAGAGAAGTGAAAGATATTTTCTATCCATTGACTATCATAATTGAAACGGTGTTCTTACCGATTCTATTAGCTGGTGTTTTATTTTACTTAACACGTCCGATCGTTCAATGGCTCACAAAAAAACGCCTGCCTAAATGGTCTGCCATTCTAGTTGTATACATTTTACTATTCGGTGTATTTTGGATGCTAATTACAATCATTGGCCCAGTTGTGAATGATCAAATGACGAAGCTGATTAAAAATGCCCCTAAAATGTTTCATGCAGCCGAAGAAGGTATTAGCTATATAATGAATCAACGAGAGCGATTGCCGGAAAATGTGATTCAAGCGATTCAAGATGTCATTGACAAAATTCAAACAATGGCTATGTCTTTTGGAACGTGGCTGATCACTTTTATTCAATCATTGCTACAAGCGACATTTTCAATTGTACTTGTCCCGTTCTTTTTGTTCTATATGCTGAAGGATCGTGAAAAATTTGTCCCTTTTATCACCCAATTTTTCAATGGAAATCGAAAAATATGGTTACAGAAGACGTTAAGCGGTTTAGATAATGTCTTAAAATCCTATATACAGGGACAACTATTGGTTAGCTTTCTCATCGGAGTCATGCTGTTTATTGGGTATGTAATTATTAAATTAGATTATGCACTCATTTTGGCACTGTTCGGTATGGCAACGAATGTGATTCCATTTTTAGGGCCTTATCTGGCGGTAGCTCCTGCTATTTTAGTTGCATGGACACAAGACCCTCAAATGGTTATTTATGTAGCGATCATTATGTTGGTTGCTCAACAAATTGAGTCGAATTTAGTTTCGCCTAATGTGATGGGGAAAGCACTTGACGTCCACCCACTAACCGTCATCACCGTCATTCTTACTGCCGGGAATATAGCTGGTATTTGGGGAGTTATTTTAGGTGTTCCTGCTTATGCCGTTATCAAAACAATTGTCTCCAACTTATATGATATGCGCCAAGAAATTAAGCAAGCGGCTACTAAAGATGTGTAGTGAGGCTGTCCTCGGGCAGCTTCTTTCTTTTTTTAAATATTTCTAGCTATAAAAGAACATAATTAGAATGAAAGGAGGCACATGGGATGAAACGGCCGAGAATGATCATCTTATTTCTGTTCATCGTTGCACTTGCTTTCATAAGCTATCATTTGCTTTACCGAATAGAACCTGTCAATTCACAAACAAGTACTCCTCCCTTACATGCAACTGTATTTGTTCATGGGTATAAAGGGACGGCGGTTTCTTTCCGTTCAATGCTTGATCGTTTCGAAAATGAGCACCACTGGGGCAAGCAAGCACTCCTATGCAAAGTGACGAAAGATGGCCGTGTACTCACATCTAAAACCAGTCATTATACAGCAAATGACCACTTGTTCGTTCAAGTCGTATTTGAAAATAACCGAGCTAACTTTGAAGATACTACTTACTGGCTCTCTGAGGTTATGAATACATTGAAGACACATTATGGCATCGACCAAGTGAACCTTGTGGGTCATTCAATGGGGGGCATTGTATCCACTAAATTTTTAGAGGATTACAAACAAGGAGGCAAGTATCCACATGTTGAAAAGCTTGTGGTAATCGGTAGTCCTTTTAAAGGAGTAAAGAACCGAGACTACTTAAAAACAAACACAGGAGCGGCTACATATGACTTGATGCCCAATTCTCCTGCTATTAAACAATTGTGGGCAAATACGGAATCTTTCCCGAAGCATGTGAAAACACTCGCCATTGCTGGAGTAGGTGATCAACTAGTTAATGTCAATAGTGCACTAGCTATAGAAAGTATCGTTCCTAAAGAAAACTATACCGAATCCATCATTGTTAACCGAAACATTAACCATAGCGGCTTACATGAAAGCGATGAGGTCGATGCACAAATTGGTCAATTTTTATGGAACGAACAGTGAGAGCCAGAAATCACTTCTGGCTCTCTTAACCATTAAATTTTTTGTAAAATATGATGGCAAACGTGACTGACCATTGTTGGATCTTTCCTTTTTTCATATAATGCTTCTATTTGATCTTTATATCGTTTGCTTTCTGCTAAATAACGAGTCGCTGTTTTCATTAATGCACTGTATTGATCGGCGACATCACTTATTTTCGTTATATTCTTCTCATCCGTTCCCTCTTCAATAATCTCTTCATAAAGGTCGATAATACTGTCAGATGGTTTGTTAGGAAAATATTCATGCGGTGCCGTGCTGTCAAATATAGCAAAATTCAATTCCCTAACGATCACCATATCGACACTATTTGGATCAAACCCACAATGATACACTTCCAGATCATATCCTTGCTCTTCCGCTGCCGCTGCAATTTTTTTCATCATCGTTGATTTCCCTGAGCCCGGTCGACCTTTAATAAAGTAGCGATGGTTAAGATCTTGCGTTAAGTTATTTATGAAATCAACCGCTCCTTTTGGGGTTGCGGCGCCGAGAAAACGATGCTTGCTGATGGCTGAAGTTTTATCTTTATCCTTTGGAGGGATCAGCTGCTGAATAATACTGGCCGTCAGCTGATTGGCCTGTCGCTGGTCGAGTACTTGAATATAAATATGTTCCCATTCATCATGCACATCGAGTGCTCTTCTAAAACAAGAATGGGCCTTTCTAGTAGCTGTATTGGCTTGTTCTATGAGCTCAGTAATTTCCTGTGCTGCTTTCTCAGAGAGAGGCTTTCTTTCTGGAATAGCGACATACTGTTTGTTCGCCCCCGCGGTTTCCTTACTAGAGATGCTAAACGCATACACAGCTACTTTTTTATCCATCATAATTATCCCTTCAAGAGCATCTGGATCGGAAGCACAATGAATGAATTCCATGTTCATCCCTAACTCTAGACATCGCTCAGCCAATTGTTCCATGCAAGCCTTTCTGTCTGCTTCTGTTCCACCATCTAAAATAAAGACTTGCTCAATCCCTTGCAGGTTCGTTTCAAGTAAGCTATAAAAACCTTTTGCCGTGTTCCCCCTTGTAAAGTAACGAATTGTTTGACCGCTCATATCTACACCTCTTTATTGATCGATTTAGAATGGTCTCATGGTCTATGTATATGATGGTGGGGCTTCGCTTATGTTAAGGAACAATGTCGCAAGAAAAGTACAGGAAAGTCGAAGAATAGGATTTGGCACATGCGAAAGAGGTAGCCCTGTTTTTGAGAGCTACCTCTGATTGACTAATAACAATTGTCGTTGTTTGGATCACTTACTTGAAAATTTCTTGGTGAGTTTCTTTGATGTTTTGAAGTGCATCGTTTAGGCATTTGTAGTCTTGCCCGATTTTGTAGCTTTTAATGCTTGTGAGTGAGCAGTCTTCACCTGGATTGTGTAATACTTTTAAATATTCTTCTGTTGCTCCTTCGACTTCTCCAAATCTTCCTTCGTTAAAAACTGCTAGAGAATGCTGGAGTTTTTCGTAAATTACTAAGAAGTCCTCTTTAATTTCACCGTCAAAATAATTTCTTGAGTCAAGTAAGTTGACAACAACCATTATTATTTTCACTTCCTGTTCTTTTGTTATGTCCACAGTATATATAAAAAAAAGCAAAAAAATACCATGTTCACTATCTTTTCATCAAAAACTCACATAACATTAACAGAAGCTTCACATAATATTCAATAATGTAATTTCATTTACTTTATGACTTCAAATTGTGCATTGCCTTGGGTTAAATGGATCAAATCAGCTGTTTTTAACTCCAGCTGAATACCAATTTTCCCTCCACTCACAATGATCGTTTCTAACAAGGCAGCACTTTCATCAATAAAAGTGGGATACAGCTTTTTCATTCCAATCGGTGAGCATCCGCCTCGAATGTAACCTGTATGCTTTTGAATATCCTTCACCGGTATCATTTCAAGCTTTTTCTCTCCTGCTGCTTTGGCTGCTTTTTTCAAATCTAACTCTTTCGCCACTGGAACCACGAATATGTATAAATCCTTTGCCCCACTTGTGACTAATGTTTTGTAAACCACTTCTAGATCCCTGCCTATTTTATTGGCAACGGAAATACCATCAACTTTTCCATCTTTATTTTCATATACTAATGTTTCATACGTTAACTTAGCTGCATCAAGCATCCGCATTGCATTTGTTTTTGCTTTGCTCATCAATCTCTTCCTTTCTTCCTTCTTTCATACGATCTGTTAAGATAAGTATATACGATAAGCAAGAAGAGGTGGAGATTATGGATAACCTTACAGTAACTTCTATCATGGATGTCATGCGGACATTTCTTCCGTACAATACGTCTGTAGCCGTATCAGATTCAGAAAAATTTATTTATTACCAGCCGAGCAAG
Proteins encoded in this region:
- a CDS encoding nuclease-related domain-containing protein, which gives rise to MAVLEEAYGRHQAGYRGEQTVDYFLREVKQNDMLILHDIRLPAGEYSFFQMDTLLLTHNFFLIMEVKNYSGKLLFKGDTRQLIRTLEGKEEVFADPILQMRRQKRHFIDWLAQHNVHSIPVVTALVMSNPLARIDISPPNKSYINQIIHASEIPDKIDTLMKTYSIPILKYHQFQSLSKQMIQQNDPYDLNIMSHFQISEKDILKGIRCPACKRIPMARVKRNWQCLTCHHVSKNAHFEALQEYAQLFGHKVTTRQLAAFFQTESLKFVYKFLKSLQLKEGGHTKNRCYFISTLNNDAKRK
- the ilvA gene encoding threonine ammonia-lyase IlvA, with protein sequence MSKALTKVKVEDIVMANQTLKDVVTQTPLQKNELLSARYGCNIYLKREDLQIVRSFKLRGAYNFIYSLSEEERAKGVVCASAGNHAQGVAFSCKQLNIKGTIFMPSTTPRQKVSQVKLFGGDNVEVILTGDTFDDSYLAAMSFCSEKQMEFIHPFDDFRTIAGQGTVGVEIMNDMSDPIDYVFCSIGGGGLASGVGSYVKSISPNTKMIGVEPEGAPGMKTSLANNEVIALEQIDSFVDGAAVKQVGNITMEICKEVLDDIVIIPEGKVCTAILKLYNENAIVAEPAGALSIAALDFYKDEIKGKNVVCIVSGGNNDIDRMQEIKERSLIYEGLKHYFIVNFPQRAGALREFLHEVLGETDDVTRFEYTKQNNRDEGPVLVGIELKYKEDYFPLINRMKQKGFPYIEINSDPFLFNLLI
- a CDS encoding Cof-type HAD-IIB family hydrolase, yielding MIKCIATDMDGTLLNGKMEVSEQNIQAVKEAQAQGIEVVVATGRSYAEARYALDQADIHCPMICANGAEVRNVSGEVINNAFIEKETAARIFQALKEIGLYFEIHTAEGTFTDDYEKALDIMVNIFLTAHSEIPQDQIREAAKIRFTKGLLQLVDSYEEVIHKEDMVVYKFLAFSFEQEKLDKAREQLSLIHDLAISSSGSENIEITHLDAQKGVALEHFIKEKGIVFEETMAIGDNFNDVSMLQRVGFPVAMGNADPEVKTLCNYVTATNDEHGVAAVIERFIGVKNHENFS
- a CDS encoding YjiH family protein; translation: MENTNKYSLAHILLFIIPSLIGVFLFVIPMKIGDGYTIPIAVLSNFVIDNMGDYIPAIMTGLIILSAVGTLLVKAIRPQFVRNSHFLASLFDITPFWATVRVLGAIFAALTCFKVGPEAIYSENTGGLLLTSLLPVLFSTFLFAGLLLPLLLNFGLLEFIGYSLTKVMRPLFKLPGRSSVDCLASWLGDGTIGVLLTSKQYEEGFYTKKEAAIIGTTFSVVSVTFCLVVISQVGLEDYFLPFYGTVILAGIVTALILPRIPPLSRKEDTFVNGNERTDSEEKVPEGFSPISYGFNQAVVQAQKNKPAQVVKDGIQNVIDMLLGVAPVVMALGTIALVIAENTPVFQWLGIPFIPLLELLQIPFASEASETIMVGFADMFLPSVIGSGIESELTRFVIACLSVSQLVYMSEVGGLILGTKIPVSFKDLILIFLLRTLISLPIIAGVAHLIF
- a CDS encoding AI-2E family transporter, giving the protein MTHKSWFQFGIAIVLLLVVIMLFREVKDIFYPLTIIIETVFLPILLAGVLFYLTRPIVQWLTKKRLPKWSAILVVYILLFGVFWMLITIIGPVVNDQMTKLIKNAPKMFHAAEEGISYIMNQRERLPENVIQAIQDVIDKIQTMAMSFGTWLITFIQSLLQATFSIVLVPFFLFYMLKDREKFVPFITQFFNGNRKIWLQKTLSGLDNVLKSYIQGQLLVSFLIGVMLFIGYVIIKLDYALILALFGMATNVIPFLGPYLAVAPAILVAWTQDPQMVIYVAIIMLVAQQIESNLVSPNVMGKALDVHPLTVITVILTAGNIAGIWGVILGVPAYAVIKTIVSNLYDMRQEIKQAATKDV
- a CDS encoding alpha/beta fold hydrolase translates to MKRPRMIILFLFIVALAFISYHLLYRIEPVNSQTSTPPLHATVFVHGYKGTAVSFRSMLDRFENEHHWGKQALLCKVTKDGRVLTSKTSHYTANDHLFVQVVFENNRANFEDTTYWLSEVMNTLKTHYGIDQVNLVGHSMGGIVSTKFLEDYKQGGKYPHVEKLVVIGSPFKGVKNRDYLKTNTGAATYDLMPNSPAIKQLWANTESFPKHVKTLAIAGVGDQLVNVNSALAIESIVPKENYTESIIVNRNINHSGLHESDEVDAQIGQFLWNEQ
- the ybaK gene encoding Cys-tRNA(Pro) deacylase: MSKAKTNAMRMLDAAKLTYETLVYENKDGKVDGISVANKIGRDLEVVYKTLVTSGAKDLYIFVVPVAKELDLKKAAKAAGEKKLEMIPVKDIQKHTGYIRGGCSPIGMKKLYPTFIDESAALLETIIVSGGKIGIQLELKTADLIHLTQGNAQFEVIK